The following proteins are encoded in a genomic region of Magallana gigas chromosome 1, xbMagGiga1.1, whole genome shotgun sequence:
- the LOC105317667 gene encoding uncharacterized protein: MSHPPRTKESLHRHLMTTLIDRFLDGSRKEGHNFIAWKTHFKRYCNMPAQEDKGLRSDFSYLERRGLLSVGRYSILNKIFQKFDPRAVSFINKVSEEMAALPSENRIEKKTTTLKIDAYILPVEKAVEKALWEILHDTVTYIESTPDPIATTDETIELLNSNSTGGSKKKPKLKNLIDKSVKLIKELRDEKGSPNQVSYDVIKAIFHLYQKMRKTNHLKGLKVGPKGNFTLLADFSTEVDLKSCLTEGTMKTLKNDVSDFFASSYNWLGIDMKYGKVIVEVKEVKATEVKAKLKPSTIPLDIRTPERKIPVPTLHEICHLTFVLPDLLWASDSEGTIILVNPQGEVLDTLNTQSHECGKHAVTNTGELLYLDHGCVMRHVLGHGSKPLVTEITFGGWWEWSIFCSHQNGDILVGMTDENLDHGRVVRFNKLGKLMQTIEYDDRNKLLYSVPRYIVENVNRDVCTSDNAGIVVVDKTGKHRFTYDLKVPHGLCVNSHGHIIACNWTSAIHVINHNGHLLCIMGVETRDVISLSIDEEDNLYAGSDSSNIVSVYKVSLEKMFRK; encoded by the exons AT GTCACACCCACCACGTACCAAGGAGAGCCTGCACCGTCATTTAATGACAACCCTCATCGACCGGTTTCTTGACGGAAGCAGAAAGGAGGGCCACAATTTCATCGCATGGAAGACCCACTTCAAGCGCTACTGCAACATGCCAGCCCAAGAGGACAAAGGCCTACGATCAGACTTCAGTTATCTGGAGAGGCGGGGCTTATTGTCTGTGGGCCGCTACAGCATTCTCAATAAAATATTCCAAAAGTTCGACCCTCGGGCCGTCAGTTTCATCAACAAGGTCTCAGAAGAAATGGCTGCCTTGCCATCGGAGAATAGGATAG AAAAAAAGACGACAACCCTAAAAATAGACGCATATATACTTCCTGTCGAAAAAGCGGTAGAAAAGGCATTATGGGAGATCCTCCATGACACTGTTACATACATAGAGTCAACGCCGGATCCCATTGCTACTACAGACGAAACCATTGAGCTGTTAAACAGCAATTCCACCGGGGGAAGCAAGAAAAAACCAAAACTCAAAAACCTAATAGACAAATCAGTCAAACTGATAAAAGAACTGCGTGACGAAAAAGGGTCACCCAATCAAGTCAGCTATGACGTCATCAAAGCCATATTTCATCTGTATCAAAAAATGCGAAAAACGAACCACCTCAAAGGTTTGAAGGTCGGACCCAAGGGCAACTTCACATTGCTGGCGGACTTTTCGACCGAAGTTGACCTCAAGAGCTGCCTTACTGAAGGCACAATGAAGACTTTGAAGAACGACGTGTCTGATTTTTTTGCTTCCAGTTACAACTGGCTCGGAATCGACATGAAGTACGGAAAGGTCATTGTAGAGGTCAAAGAGGTGAAGGCCACGGAAGTCAAGGCCAAACTCAAACCAAGTA CTATCCCACTAGACATTAGGACCCCGGAGAGAAAAATCCCCGTGCCCACCTTACACGAGATCTGTCACCTGACCTTTGTTCTCCCTGACCTACTTTGGGCCAGCGACTCCGAGGGCACCATCATTCTCGTCAACCCCCAGGGTGAGGTCTTAGACACGCTGAACACGCAGTCCCATGAATGCGGGAAACACGCCGTCACCAACACGGGTGAACTCCTTTACTTAGATCACGGCTGCGTGATGAGGCACGTGCTCGGTCACGGCTCCAAACCGCTCGTGACGGAGATCACGTTCGGCGGATGGTGGGAGTGGTCGATTTTCTGCAGTCACCAAAATGGCGACATTCTCGTTGGGATGACAGACGAGAATTTAGATCACGGGAGAGTCGTACGATTCAATAAGCTCGGGAAACTGATGCAGACGATAGAATACGATGATCGTAACAAACTCCTGTACAGCGTGCCGAGGTATATTGTGGAAAACGTGAACCGTGACGTATGCACGTCGGATAACGCTGGAATCGTGGTGGTGGATAAAACAGGAAAACATCGCTTCACGTACGACCTGAAAGTCCCTCACGGTCTGTGCGTGAACTCTCATGGACATATCATTGCGTGCAACTGGACGTCCGCCATTCACGTCATCAACCATAACGGGCACCTGCTTTGCATCATGGGAGTGGAAACAAGAGACGTCATTTCCCTTTCTATTGACGAGGAGGACAATCTGTACGCTGGGTCTGATTCCTCAAATATTGTCAGTGTGTATAAGGTTTCTCTTGAAAAGATGTTTAGGAAATGA
- the LOC117691101 gene encoding uncharacterized protein, with the protein MKANRPLNYNLRNRTPSFLTSPEDTETGQHSQSSTAESQQQPTLDNAAGHQETGADHPLVETEEQIHLSETNLPAEDVQVHFNEPAITEEADPQTENSENIPAEDTEHQHIDSRDAERTEDQQFSEQLYISDSIPLDSINLTNMATIAQLSKFNGTESPCIWLSKLSAWQKFHRITDNAVLDYIPCLLEGSAGTWFQTINPGQFQNLQGFKDLLSERFKPSAHKTAMLSIKQEPNETCEQYLERAERLALAHHDLDEAYKVQFIANGLNTNLRGRVLAREPQTFQALRKDISLVQLELGCDQHVSFMTPNTSFDMTELSRSINSHIEQTVSTQINALADRLQEAQHFDRRREEERRDQYRDNSRGQHERYRDTYRGQHERYRDDSRGRHEQYRDDSRDRHNQYSDTSRGRYKSPYRDHSRGRDGSRRRSFEPREDFRDFSSDRSRNSNFRHNNSPQNRNRRDSTPGRHPERRRMSEGESSMCAGCGGSGQKKNLGSSPYMYMYIISCLCLSSVCATAPLPSDQHIQRINYGILFEKTSDIYLGQEYWLHTFRIPLPKKLHLQPLYCNMPQCQTAGHIIKSLNLLRMQCMASVNSTVHHIHQLVPTSELPPSRKYIGSSRSKRGLFDFVGKISKSLFGTATSGDIATLQRHMQTLNNNNVKLAKAMAQQDHHLSSFIEAVDKRFNNVVAAVRQNHQDAVSLSVLAHNSMDALDHEFLILSELIIKQTNVSAQLEKELEHIKLGLHDLVKGKLSPFLLTPHILKSSIDQVQSIISAKFPKFHISNKDPLFYYSMGEFLFTRLHTELYLTLKIPISPFQQPMSMYKVYTFPVPVNSSSNHATQLIDLPPYFLHTADNQHHATITSQQLTLCEGTSTRYCNFNIAMKATASPSCLSGVFFNQKKTVNDLCDFRFLTSMLPPAMYELSPSNLLLYRTPMLALDCANGQHILKGCSFCVIKLPCQCSITADDLYLPPRLGKCNNQTDKVTILHPVNLALLQQFFHADSHSTIFGDTIFEEFIHIKLPNFHIFNHSFSKFLANDQKQHLSLKRIAKAVRHDGQVFTNLAESMIAGQVNFAVDNWPDTSGILAIVSTSVGFFGLIFSIWSCYKIRTVLLPVLLLHQVKPSAAATIKPTLSFIYNQAEDDTTATSVNEHFYATFSTPWPYVSLSVLTTILVIACITHLWQKFQRSHKTSLHLELTTGPTCELFTLLTLPLCPHNWNIQTPEDISSVHVTTSYYILHYLHIQCTDFTITNKHTNRSIDVPTTILISPFTARKIHNILQHPYTAYFLLSHHQYFQIL; encoded by the exons ATGAAAGCAAACAGACCACTGAACTACAACCTGAGGAATAGGACTCCCAGCTTCCTAACCTCACCAGAGGATACAGAGACAGGACAACACTCCCAGTCCAGTACCGCTGAGTCCCAGCAGCAACCAACGTTGGACAACGCTGCTGGCCACCAAGAAACTGGGGCAGACCATCCTCTTGTGGAAACAGAGGAACAGATTCACTTGAGTGAAACCAACCTACCAGCTGAGGACGTGCAGGTTCATTTTAACGAGCCTGCAATCACCGAAGAAGCAGACCCACAAACAGAAAACAGTGAAAACATCCCAGCTGAGGATACAGAGCATCAACACATTGATTCTCGAGACGCAGAGAGAACCGAAGATCAGCAGTTTTCTGAACAACTTTATATCAGTGATAGCATTCCATTAGACTCAATTAACCTAACAAACATGGCTACTATTGCccaattatcaaaatttaatggcACTGAATCACCATGTATTTGGTTATCCAAGCTCAGTGCGTGGCAGAAGTTCCATAGGATCACTGACAATGCTGTTCTTGACTATATTCCTTGTCTTCTAGAAGGCAGCGCTGGAACCTGGTTTCAGACCATCAACCCAGGACAGTTTCAAAACTTACAAGGGTTCAAGGATCTTTTAAGTGAAAGATTTAAACCATCTGCGCACAAGACTGCCATGCTTAGTATAAAGCAAGAACCCAATGAAACATGTGAACAATATCTTGAGAGGGCAGAACGACTGGCCTTGGCTCATCATGATCTCGACGAAGCCTACAAGGTCCAGTTTATTGCAAATGGACTTAACACAAACCTAAGAGGGCGTGTTCTGGCCAGGGAACCTCAGACTTTTCAAGCGCTGCGTAAAGACATTTCCCTGGTCCAACTTGAACTAGGATGTGACCAGCATGTGTCCTTCATGACTCCCAACACCTCGTTTGACATGACTGAACTAAGTAGGTCGATAAATAGCCACATAGAGCAAACAGTCTCCACTCAGATCAACGCCTTAGCAGACCGTCTTCAAGAGGCTCAACACTTTGATCGACGCAGAGAGGAAGAAAGACGAGATCAATACCGCGACAATTCCAGAGGTCAACATGAACGGTACCGAGACACTTACAGAGGTCAACACGAACGGTACCGAGATGATTCCAGAGGTCGACATGAACAGTACCGAGATGATTCCAGAGATCGACACAATCAGTACAGTGACACTTCCAGAGGTCGTTACAAATCCCCTTACCGTGACCACTCCAGAGGACGTGATGGCTCCCGACGCAGAAGTTTTGAACCCAGGGAAGATTTCAGGGACTTCAGCAGTGATCGGTCTAGAAACTCAAACTTTCGCCACAACAATTCACCACAAAACCGGAATCGACGAGACTCGACTCCAGGCCGACACCCAGAAAGGAGACGCATGAGTGAGGGAGAGAGCTCCATGTGCGCTGGTTGTG GTGGATCTGGACAAAAGAAGAACCTCGGATCATCaccatatatgtatatgtacataatcAGCTGCCTCTGCCTCTCATCTGTCTGTGCAACTGCGCCATTACCATCAGATCAAcatattcaaagaataaacTACGGCATACTATTCGAGAAAACTAGCGACATCTACCTTGGACAAGAGTACTGGCTGCATACATTTCGAATTCCTCTTCCGAAGAAATTGCACCTACAGCCTCTATACTGCAACATGCCACAATGTCAAACTGCAGGACACATCATAAAATCACTGAATCTCCTAAGAATGCAGTGTATGGCGAGTGTTAATTCAACAGTCCATCACATTCACCAACTGGTACCAACCTCTGAACTTCCTCCTTCACGAAAATACATAGGTTCATCAAGATCAAAGCGAGGACTGTTTGACTTTGTTGGTAAAATTTCGAAGTCACTATTTGGAACAGCCACTTCAGGTGATATCGCTACTCTACAACGCCACATGCAAACACTGAACAACAACAACGTCAAGCTTGCCAAAGCCATGGCCCAACAAGACCACCACCTCTCATCATTCATCGAAGCCGTGGACAAAAGATTCAACAATGTTGTTGCTGCTGTTAGACAAAATCACCAAGATGCTGTGTCACTTTCAGTGTTAGCACACAACTCAATGGATGCTTTAGATCATGAATTTCTCATCCTAAGTGAACTCATCATTAAGCAGACCAACGTTTCGGCTCAATTAGAAAAGGAGTTAGAACATATTAAACTAGGACTTCACGATTTGGTGAAAGGCAAGCTATCCCCATTCCTCCTGACACCACATATTCTGAAATCATCCATCGATCAAGTCCAAAGCATCATTTCGGCCAAATTCCCAAAATTCCATATTTCCAATAAGGATCCTCTCTTTTATTATTCCATGGGAGAATTTTTGTTCACTAGATTACACACAGAACTATACTTGACCTTAAAAATACCAATCTCCCCATTTCAACAGCCAATGTCAATGTATAAAGTCTACACATTTCCAGTTCCTGTTAACTCTAGCTCCAACCATGCCACTCAGCTCATCGATCTGCCACCATACTTTCTACACACAGCTGACAACCAACACCATGCCACAATCACCTCTCAGCAGTTAACGTTGTGTGAAGGAACCTCAACCCGTTACTGCAACTTCAATATTGCAATGAAAGCAACAGCCTCTCCAAGTTGCTTATCAGGAGTCTTCTTTAATCAAAAGAAAACCGTAAATGATCTATGCGATTTTCGGTTCCTAACAAGCATGCTACCCCCAGCTATGTACGAGCTTTCACCATCCAACCTGCTGTTATACAGAACGCCAATGCTAGCACTGGATTGCGCAAATGGACAACACATCTTGAAAGGATGTTCCTTCTGTGTCATCAAATTACCATGTCAATGTTCCATAACAGCTGACGACCTCTATCTACCTCCCCGATTAGGAAAATGCAATAATCAAACTGACAAAGTTACAATTCTCCACCCAGTCAACTTAGCCCTACTCCAACAATTTTTCCATGCAGACTCCCATTCAACCATATTCGGCGACACCATCTTCGAAGAATTCATTCACATAAAGTTACCAAATTTCCACATCTTTAATCATTCATTCTCCAAATTTTTGGCTAATGATCAAAAACAGCACCTAAGCTTGAAGCGCATCGCCAAGGCCGTTCGACACGATggacaagtgtttacaaatttagcAGAATCCATGATCGCGGGACAAGTCAATTTTGCAGTGGACAATTGGCCAGACACAAGTGGTATCCTGGCCATCGTTTCCACATCTGTTGGATTCTTTGGACTCATCTTTAGCATCTGGTCATGCTACAAAATCCGAACCGTCCTGCTTCCTGTGTTGTTGCTACATCAAGTGAAACCATCAGCTGCCGCAACCATTAAACCAACTTTATCCTTCATCTATAATCAGGCTGAAGATGACACAACCGCGACCAGTGTTAATGAACACTTTTATGCCACTTTTTCCACTCCTTGGCCTTATGTTTCCCTTTCTGTGCTAACAACAATCCTTGTTATTGCATGCATTACTCACCTATGGCAAAAATTTCAACGTTCACACAAAACTTCACTTCATTTAGAACTAACAACTGGACCTACTTGTGAACTTTTCACTCTACTAACCCTTCCACTTTGCCCTCACAATTGGAACATTCAGACTCCTGAAGACATTTCATCAGTTCATGTTACCACCTCATATTACATTCTACATTACCTGCACATTCAATGCACTGATTTTACCATCACTAACAAGCACACCAACCGCTCCATTGATGTTCCAACTACCATCTTGATCTCACCATTCACTGCTAGAAAAATTCATAACATCCTTCAGCATCCATATACAGCATATTTCCTGTTGTCGCACCACCaatatttccaaattttgtaa